One window from the genome of Hypanus sabinus isolate sHypSab1 chromosome 16, sHypSab1.hap1, whole genome shotgun sequence encodes:
- the tmem38a gene encoding trimeric intracellular cation channel type A isoform X1, with amino-acid sequence MRMFKPGDKVLVLFPVQTNPLQAIFHGPYEIMSKINYVDYVIRTPDRRRPTQLCHINMIKPYYEKKSDTVTVVVNDNEFDLTRNMIDDSSEFHSKSNIVSVRLPNSTILENIDEKLAHLQPEQKQQMKKLIFKYKDLFPDVPRRTTIASHDVDVGDAKPIKQHPCRMNLEKCELAEKEIEYMLEDNIIRHSNSNWSSPCVMVPKPDGSIRFCTDYRKVNAVTKTDAYPIPRADDCVDKVGKAKFLTKIDLLKGYWCVPLTDRGREISAFVTPSGLYEYNVLPFGMKRMINSVIYGLKDTDAYIDDLVTGNDTWEAHIIAVEKLFERLSKANLTINLAKSEFGHATVTYLGYVVGQGKVAPVQAKVRAILEIPTPTGKKTLRRFLGMVGYYRKFCKNFANVALPFTNLLQKNVKFVWTVPCQEAFEKLKTMICQQPVLKAPDFEKPFSLAVDASDEAAGAVLIQRNEGDEVDHPVAYFSKRFNKHQRNYLTIEKELLSHFSFRIFDVYVGTTQKPLIVYTDHNPLVFLSEMKNKNQRLLNWSLMLQEYNIVITHIKGKDNVVADCLSRC; translated from the coding sequence atgaggatgtttaagcctggagataaggtgctggttcttttcccagtgcaaacgaatcctttacaagctatatttcatggtccttatgaaattatgtctaaaatcaattatgtggattacgtgataagaactccagatcgtagaaggccaacacaactttgccatataaatatgataaaaccatattatgagaaaaaatctgatactgtgacggttgtggttaatgataatgaatttgatttaactaggaacatgatagatgattcatctgaatttcattctaaatccaacattgtttctgtcaggttaccaaactcaaccattctggaaaatattgatgagaaactagcacatttacagccagagcagaaacagcagatgaagaaattaatttttaaatataaggatttgtttccagatgttccgagaaggactactatagcttcacatgatgtagatgttggagatgccaaacctattaaacaacacccatgtAGGATGAacttagaaaaatgtgaacttgctgagaaagaaattgaatatatgttagaggataatattattagacattctaactcgaattggagttcaccctgtgttatggtgccaaaaccagatggtagtattaggttttgtacggactataggaaggtgaatgctgtaacgaaaacagatgcatatccaattcctagagcagatgattgtgtagataaagttggaaaagcaaagttccttacaaagattgatttattgaaagggtattggtgtgttccactaacggacagaggtagagagatttctgcatttgtaactccatctgggctatatgaatataatgttcttccatttgggatgaagaggatgattaactctgtgatttatggattgaaagatactgatgcttatattgatgatctggtgacaggaaatgatacttgggaagcacacattattgcggtggagaaattgtttgaaaggctttcaaaagctaacttaactattaatttagctaagagtgaattcggacatgccactgtgacttaccttggttatgttgtgggtcaaggtaaggtagctcctgttcaggcaaaagttcgggcaattttagagattcccactccaacggggaaaaaaactctcagaagattcttgggaatggtaggatattatcggaaattttgtaagaattttgctaatgttgcccttccatttactaaccttttgcagaagaatgtgaagtttgtgtggacagtgccttgtcaagaagcatttgaaaaattgaaaactatgatatgtcaacaacctgtgctcaaggcacctgactttgaaaaacctttttcattagctgtagatgctagtgatgaagcTGCAGGAGCGGTATTAAtacaaaggaatgagggtgatgaggttgatcatccagtagcttacttttctaagagatttaataagcatcaaagaaactatttgacaatagagaaggaattatTATCTCattttagctttagaatatttgacgtatatgttggtacaactcaaaaaccacttattgtttacactgatcataatccattagtgtttctgagtgagatgaaaaacaaaaaccaaaggttattaaattggagtttgatgttacaagagtacaatattgtgataactcatattaaaggtaaagataatgtggttgctgattgtctatctcgatgttga